In a single window of the Acidobacteriota bacterium genome:
- a CDS encoding UMP kinase, translated as MTLTTDHRPPTTPVFRRILLKLSGEALMGSQNYGIDVAVAASVAEELKTVHEFGCEIAIVVGGGNIFRGVSESAGNMDRAAADYIGMLATVMNAVVLQDALEKADVYTRVMSAIDIPQLAEPFIRRRAIRHLEKKRVVIFAAGTGNPYFTTDSAASLRALEIRADVILKATKVDGIFSADPKKDPTATKFDKITFQEVLEKRLNVMDASAISLCRDNDLPIMVFNMLENGNIIKALSGDTSIGTLVTN; from the coding sequence ATGACGCTGACCACCGACCACCGACCACCGACCACTCCGGTTTTTCGCCGGATTCTTCTCAAGCTATCCGGCGAGGCTCTGATGGGCTCGCAAAACTACGGCATTGATGTCGCTGTTGCGGCATCGGTTGCGGAGGAGTTAAAGACAGTTCACGAATTCGGCTGTGAGATCGCGATCGTCGTCGGTGGCGGCAATATCTTTCGCGGCGTTTCGGAATCTGCGGGCAACATGGACCGTGCGGCAGCCGATTATATCGGCATGCTTGCCACGGTCATGAACGCCGTCGTTCTGCAGGACGCTTTGGAAAAAGCGGATGTCTATACCCGCGTTATGTCGGCCATCGACATTCCGCAGCTTGCCGAACCGTTCATCAGGCGTCGGGCGATACGCCATTTGGAAAAGAAGCGGGTCGTGATATTTGCCGCCGGGACGGGAAATCCGTATTTCACTACCGATTCTGCGGCATCGCTTCGGGCACTTGAGATCCGAGCCGATGTCATTCTTAAGGCAACTAAGGTCGACGGCATATTTTCCGCCGATCCGAAGAAAGACCCGACGGCGACCAAATTTGACAAGATCACGTTTCAGGAAGTGCTCGAAAAGCGGCTGAATGTGATGGACGCTTCAGCCATCTCGCTTTGCCGCGACAACGACCTTCCGATCATGGTCTTTAACATGCTCGAGAACGGCAATATAATAAAGGCTTTG